From the genome of Candidatus Dependentiae bacterium:
CTGTTGTCTAGCTAGCAAATCGTTATCTTGATCATTAAAACGTTCTTTCATATCTGCAAAGATGTCTTCTGTCGGAGCTTCATGCATTGCACTCAAGGTAGGAGCCTGAGACATAAAAGCTGAAAGTAAAAATAGATAATTCATAGACTTCATACATGGTTTCTTTTTTTAAGATATAAAATTTAATTTTAAGCCTCAGATTTCATAATTGAAATTCCATTTGAGCCAACAGATACTTTTTCATTTTTTGGAAGCATTGAGTTAAGTATTTCAACAAGGGCCTTAGTGTTTTGCCCAGCCACTTCCGTATTATTATTACCCTTGAGAGAGTTCTTGAGATAATCATTTACAACATCAACTCTTTGCTCTGCAGAAAGTTTTCCTAATGCTTCTTTTAATTTGCTTTTATCAAAGACATAATCTGATGGATTTTGCTCTCTGCCACCAGTCTTTAATCTTTTAACTCCATTACCTGAATTGAAAAGATTTTTTGCATCTGCCACATCACTACTAAAAAAAGAATCCAAGAATCTTTGAATCCAGCCTTTTTTAACTTCTGGAAGAAATGACCCAGCGTTTATTTCTTTTTCATGCTGAGCCTTTAAATTTTCTATTTTTGTTAAATGTTCGTTGTCTGAATTATTTCTTTCTTGCTCTAAATTCACATGCGTTGCTACATGATCTTCTAGCAGATGTTTTGCATGTTCCAATATACCACCAGAACTATCATTGTCGTCATCCGTAGCAGCATGTTGATTCTGGGATCTTGTTACATAGTCTCTAGCTTTATTCAATTGTACTTGACAATCTCTCTCTTTTTTATCTAATTCACTACTTTTACCACTTCGCTCTGTTTCTAAATTTTCTAATTCTTGAATATGACGAGCTTTCATAGCATCCAAATCTTCTGGCTTAGGCTTAGCAACACTTTGATTCCTTGCCTCTGATTCATGCATGGCGCTCACAAATGAAGCAGGCCCAACCAAAAATGAAAACAAAAATAAATAATTTATCGACTTCACAAATAACTCCTTTTTAAAAAAACTAGATACAAACTTTTAATAAAAATATCACTCCATATTCAATCTTTTTATAGATTTGATACTCAAACAGGCCAAACAAACGAATAATTTATCAAAAAAAATTAGTGAGCACTGAATTAATTCAATGCTCACTGATTTATAGAAATAATCTTAAAAATCTAGTTCCAAGATCTTTATTTTCTTCTACCATTATGCTTGAATTTGCCATTATCTCTTATTACTGATCTTAGAGCAGCCATAACTTCTGGAGACCATGCTCCATGTTCTTTTGCTTGAGATCTTACAGATTTTACCGGATTGTGAGAGTTGTCGATAACTGATGGCAAAACTTGTTTATCCGCTACATCTTGGAAAGATTCATCATCCGACGACGTTTCGCCTGTACGAGCTACTGTATTTTTTCCACCGTTTGGAAATAAACAATTTTTATACTGGCTATAATCTCTACGAGCTTTAGGACCCTTAGGCTTCCTAGGAGCACAATTTTGCGCCCATTCTTCTTCTGTTGGAAAAGAACAATTGCTTACGTCCTCTAACGAAATAGGAAGAAGGTTCGGCTTAACCAATTCTTTGGGAGCTGGATTTGAAGCCAAGCCAACTGCAACAAGCAATGGAAATATAAAATTCATATGATACCCCTATGTAAAAACTATAAAATATATGTTCAACATTATAATACTAAAAAGCATAAAAACCAAGTGTATAAAGCGCTTCTCTTAGTTTAAACATGGGCATACCCAAAATTGCTGAGTAACAACCACTAACTTCTTTAACAAATTGTTCGCCAAATCCTTCGATGGTAATTCCGCCGCTCACCTGAGTAAATGGAATTCTATCAAGATAAAAATCTAAAAAAACTTCAGGGATATCAACCACACACCAAGCTTGATCGTAACCAACAATTTGTTTTTCGACAACCCAAGTATCATTTTGAAAGATTCTTTTCTCTAGGCAAAAAGCTGTGCCAACCGTCGCCCCAGTTCGACACGAAGTCAACATCAAGCGAGCATCATGCCGATCTGTTGGTTTTCCATGCAATTGATTTCTGCTATCAAGAGTCATGGTATCTGCAGTCAAAACAAATACGACTTGCCCTTCCTGGCCCGTCGGAATTTTAACATGCTTCATTTTCAAAAGAGCAATCTCTGTGACTAAATTTTCTAACGGTTGCAACACGCTACAAGATCCTTCATCTGCAGCATGCTCAGTAACCTGAAAAGGTATTCCTGCAGCCATAAGCATTCCTCTGCGAGACGCAGAACCTGAAGCAAGATACAAAACATATTCCATCAAAAACTCCTAACTTATTTCAAATTTAATTACACCTAAAAGTATGCCAAAAAAATAAACGCCCAATCAAATATTTCATTGATTGGGCGTTTATTTGTCTTTTAAAAGAACCATTTCGCAAATCTACTACAACGTTACAAAATGATTCTCTTAAAAAATACTGGTTGGAGCGGGAGGATTCGAACCTCCGCGTGCCTGCACCAAAAACAGGTGCCTTACCACTTGGCGACGCTCCAACATAATTTTTTATTCTGGGTTACTTTCTATTGTAACCGTTTTTTTAAATTCTTCAACAATTGAATCTTCAACTAATTTTCTAGTATCTGCGTTTAGAGGATGAACAATGTCTCGAAACCCATCTTTTCTTCTGCGCGATGGCATTGAAACAAACAAACCGTTATCGCCTTCAATTACTTTTAGATCTCGAACGATAAAACAGTCATCAAACACCATGGTCGCATATGCTTTCAATCTACCGCTTTCTTCTACCGGATAGACTTTTACTTCAGTAATTTTCATCTGCCAAGTCCTTATCTTAAAATGTCGTAAACCTACTCTGAGTCATGTCCTTTTTCCATCCTCCGTTGTTTTTTTAAAAGAGCTCTATTACTACCCATTAAATGTAGCTTTCAAAACAACTTTTGTCAAATCAAATTCTAAGGATTCCAGCTCTAAGTCTAGCTGAACGAGAAGATCTGTTCCTTGATATTTCTTCTGGCGTTGCCATGCTCGCACCTTTTGTTGCCAAGTCGAAATATCTACTTACAGCGCTTTTATTTCCATTGTCTTTAAAAAACTGTTTAACGATGCGATCTTCTAAGGAATGAAAGCTGATGCAAACAAGTCTGCCACCATCACCAAGAATACTTTTACTGTTTTGTAAGAATGCATCGATGTTCTCGAGCTCTTTATTGACAAAAATACGAAGAGCTTGAAAAACTTTGGTTGCTGGATGAATTTTATGATAATCACCAGGAGTTAAATCTTTAATAAATTGCGCTAGCTCAACTGTTGTCTTAAAGTATTTTTGCTGTCTTCTCAAAACGATAGCTCGCGCTATTTTTCTGGAATAACTTTCCTGACCAAACTCAAAGAAGATATCTGCCAACTCTTTTTCTTCAGTATAATTTACTACTTGATAAGCAGTTTTTTTATAAAGTGATGATGAAAATCTCATGTCTAAAAAAGTATCATTATAAACAGAGAAGCCATCTTTAGTTTTAATTTGAATTTGAGAGGTTCCAAAATCAGCTAAAACGCCATTAACATTATGAAATCCGGCATGAGAAACGAGCTGATGAATCTTTGAGAAATTTCCCCACACGGGAAAGAAACGACCAGGAAATTCTTCTTGCAGGGCGACTCCAATGGTGTCTAAAACAGACCGATCCCAATCAAGCCCAACTACTTTACACGTTGGCTCTTTGAGTAAAATGGCACGAGTATGTCCACCGCCACCCAAAGTAGCATCCACATAAACTTCACCAGCTTTTACATCTAAATATTTAATGACCTCTGCCATCAGAACAGGAATGTGACCGCTCGTATTTAACGAGTCAACCGATTCAACACTCTCTGGCAGGCCTTGCGAGTCATTTTCTTGTTTATTTTGAGTTTGCAAATTTAGTTGATCAATGCTTTGATTTTCGCTATCGATTCTTCTATCTTTTTTGCGCTTACCGTGCTGTTTTCCCATGGAACTTTTTGATTAAACCTCTTGTAATTTTTTAATAAGATCAGAAAACTTAATTGAGTTTGATGCTTTAAATAAGAATACCTTATCTTTTTGCAAAAGCATATTTTTTAAGGAGTCAAAAGCATCATCGATCGTTGCAAAAAGTGAAGATTTCATACCAATTGGTAGTGACTTTTTAGTCCATTCAATCTCTTTGCCAATTAAAATCACATGATTAACATCTGAAACTTTATGCAAAAGTCTACCAAGCTGACGATGCCAAAATGGACTTTCTGCACCAAGTTCAAGCATATCGCCCAAAACAACTATTTTCTTTTTATCTGTTTGATACTTTTCAAATGCTGCAAGTGAAGCTTTCACGCTTTCTGGATTAGAATTATACCCATCATGAATAATCATCGACCCAGAAGAGTGTGGTATCATCTCAAAGCGCCCAGGAACTATGACCGGCTCTTGAACACCCTTAATTAAAATGTCATCAGAGATGCCAAGGACATACCCAACGCAGATAGCCGCAAGAGCATTCATAACGCGAGACTCATTGCAAGATGGCAATACCACTGCGTACCGTTTATTATAAATTTTTGCGATAAAACTTACCGTATTTTTATCTGTTGCAATTTTTCTTGCTTGAATTTGATTTGTTGTTTTTTTACCAAAACGAATAACTGGATGAATGTATGAAATATCTGCCAACTCTGGCTGATCTCCATTGATAATTCCAATGTCACGATCGGTAAAACAGGAAAATATCTCACGTTTTTCATATGAAATCACATCCATGCCACCAAGACCTTGGGTGTGACCATGGCCAATAACTGTTATCAAACTGTAAGTTGGCCTAAGAAGCTCAACTAATTTTTTCATACTGCCACGCTGCGCAATGCCAAGCTCAAAAACAGCAGCTTGATGATCTTGTCTCATTTTTAAAATATTAAGTGAAATTCCAATCAAAGTATTTTGATTTCCAGATGAAACGATATATTTCAAATCAGTAAATTTTAAAATATTTCGAACCATTTCTTTTGTTGTTGTTTTTCCAACGGTTCCCGTAATTGCTACGACTGGATAACTAAATTGTGACCTCCAAGCCTTCGCCAAATCAAGAAGTGCTTGCAAGGTATCAGGTACAAATAAAATGACTTTACCTGCAAATTCTGTTTTGTATTTTTGTAATAAAAATTCTTTTTTTTCTAAAGAAAGTATAAATCCGCCAGCTCCACTTGTTAGAGCTTGGTCAATGAAATCATGCCCATCAACCATCTGACCTTTCAATGCAATAAAAACATCACCCTTGGAAACATTTCTAGAATCAACTACAAATGACGAATCTGGAGAAAATGGTCCATTTTGCAAATAAGAATTTTTTACATTTTTTGATAGAAAATCCAAATCTATGAGCATTAATTTACCAACCTTAAATAGATTATTTTATTTTTTATAAATTATTAAATTATATCTTATAAGCTGTCATTTTTTGATGTTTTGTCAAGCAATCAAAAATGCACAATGCCGACTCAATCAATCTTTTGGCTTGTCGACAAACTCTGCAAACCATTGAGCCACAACATTATAAAGCACTCCTTCAAAGCTTCCCTTGTCACCTCGAAACTTATTTAAAGCGGCTTTCA
Proteins encoded in this window:
- a CDS encoding Maf family protein, giving the protein MEYVLYLASGSASRRGMLMAAGIPFQVTEHAADEGSCSVLQPLENLVTEIALLKMKHVKIPTGQEGQVVFVLTADTMTLDSRNQLHGKPTDRHDARLMLTSCRTGATVGTAFCLEKRIFQNDTWVVEKQIVGYDQAWCVVDIPEVFLDFYLDRIPFTQVSGGITIEGFGEQFVKEVSGCYSAILGMPMFKLREALYTLGFYAF
- a CDS encoding UDP-N-acetylmuramoyl-tripeptide--D-alanyl-D-alanine ligase produces the protein MLIDLDFLSKNVKNSYLQNGPFSPDSSFVVDSRNVSKGDVFIALKGQMVDGHDFIDQALTSGAGGFILSLEKKEFLLQKYKTEFAGKVILFVPDTLQALLDLAKAWRSQFSYPVVAITGTVGKTTTKEMVRNILKFTDLKYIVSSGNQNTLIGISLNILKMRQDHQAAVFELGIAQRGSMKKLVELLRPTYSLITVIGHGHTQGLGGMDVISYEKREIFSCFTDRDIGIINGDQPELADISYIHPVIRFGKKTTNQIQARKIATDKNTVSFIAKIYNKRYAVVLPSCNESRVMNALAAICVGYVLGISDDILIKGVQEPVIVPGRFEMIPHSSGSMIIHDGYNSNPESVKASLAAFEKYQTDKKKIVVLGDMLELGAESPFWHRQLGRLLHKVSDVNHVILIGKEIEWTKKSLPIGMKSSLFATIDDAFDSLKNMLLQKDKVFLFKASNSIKFSDLIKKLQEV
- the rsmH gene encoding 16S rRNA (cytosine(1402)-N(4))-methyltransferase RsmH; amino-acid sequence: MGKQHGKRKKDRRIDSENQSIDQLNLQTQNKQENDSQGLPESVESVDSLNTSGHIPVLMAEVIKYLDVKAGEVYVDATLGGGGHTRAILLKEPTCKVVGLDWDRSVLDTIGVALQEEFPGRFFPVWGNFSKIHQLVSHAGFHNVNGVLADFGTSQIQIKTKDGFSVYNDTFLDMRFSSSLYKKTAYQVVNYTEEKELADIFFEFGQESYSRKIARAIVLRRQQKYFKTTVELAQFIKDLTPGDYHKIHPATKVFQALRIFVNKELENIDAFLQNSKSILGDGGRLVCISFHSLEDRIVKQFFKDNGNKSAVSRYFDLATKGASMATPEEISRNRSSRSARLRAGILRI
- the spoVG gene encoding septation regulator SpoVG, translated to MKITEVKVYPVEESGRLKAYATMVFDDCFIVRDLKVIEGDNGLFVSMPSRRRKDGFRDIVHPLNADTRKLVEDSIVEEFKKTVTIESNPE